In Pelodiscus sinensis isolate JC-2024 chromosome 19, ASM4963464v1, whole genome shotgun sequence, the DNA window GTGGAGCACCGGTACCAGCTGGCCCGGCCTAAGGGGTGGAGCCtggtctggggggcgggggggggtgggggcgtggcTCCGGCACCAGCAGAAACGTGGAAACGTCCCTCCACGTTTTCAGCACAAGTTGCTTTGGGATTTCAGAGGCTCCTCTCCCCGAAAAaccagccaccagcctggctcccccagtCCTGGCCCCTTCCCACGGAGAGCGCCCCTGGGAACAGCGGCCGGAGGGGCCGTTAATCGTCTGAGCCAAGGCCTGCGGGGCGGAGAGGTTACGCCCCCACGCAGCCCCCTTCCGGAAGGGCCTGCTGCCCACAAAGCCATCCCTGGACCGGGCGTGCAGGCGTCGCTGCGCCCCGGTGCAAAGGGCTGCGCCCAGAGAAGGGGCGGGACGGAGAAGCCGAACCGAGCTCCTTTGGCTGGCGGGCGCCGTGCCCCGAGCCTGGCTCTCCCTGGTGCGGgagccaggctggcggctcagcACAGCGAAGAAGCAGCCGACCTCCCCGGCTCGTCTCCCCCCAGGCTGGGTTCCAGAAGGCGATGGAGCTGGTGGGCCGGGAGTTCCTGGACCGTCTCGATTACTATCACCGCTCGTGGCTGCCCGCCCGCGCCCTGGTGGAGGAAACCCTGGAGAAGCGCTTCGAGGTAGTGGCCGGCCctgcgcttgggggaggggatcccggggtgggcagggctggtcaCTGCTCTTTGGGCTGAATGGTGAGctgagagctgccctgggcgGAAGAGGGAGGGTTGGCTTAGGGCCCCAGCTTGGGTTTCCAGGGATAATCCATATCCCGTCCCTGCGGGACTCTCCAGGCCCACGGGGTCCAGAGACCCGGCTGGAGTGAATAAGTCTCCACCCTGTAGACGAGGCCAGGCAGCCAGTTGGGGATGGGCACCTGACTCCCAGCATCCCCCTGGCTGGTGGTTGTTCCCACCTGCCACTCCGAGTCTGCTCCCGCGGGCAGCTGGGTTTCTTGCTGCCCCGTAcctccctggggcagcagcacCCGATCCCTGGCGTTACAGTAGCACGTGGGATCAGGGCTCTGTTGGGCCAGGAACTGCAGGGACGCGGAGTCAGGGACAGTCCTTGCCCAAAATGCTCATGCTGGAGATAtgtgatgggaaactgaggcacggagcagcgaggtgacttacccaaggtcacccagcaggtcagtggcagagctgggaataatcCGGTTCTCTGTGGCTGTCATAGCTCACTCCTGCGTGAGCTCTTATCCCTTCCTGAGTCTCGTGTCTCCCTCCCCCGGCAGGTGGACCCCAGCGGTGAGATCCTGGTGTTCTCCCAGGGCGGCTGCCCCTGGAAGGAGCATCTCTTCAGCCTGGAGGCggagctgggggtggagaaaCCCATCAAGTTCGTGCTGTATGCGGATCAGGGCGGCCAGTGGCGGGTGCAGTGTGTCCCCACTGGGCCCCACACCTTCCAGAACCGGTGAGCGCgcggccccagagccctgccctagATTGCCCACGCGCCCCCCACACTCGGGGGGGCCCCAATGACGTCATGGTAGCAGAACAGAGCCCGTGTGACCCGGCCCACAAGGGGCGCGCTTGGGTTCCTCTGGACCCTGCCCCCTGAGCGGAACCCAGAGCCGGCAGGCCGGGGGCAGACGAGCCCTGGGTCGAGCTGTGCGGCACGCAGGCTCCGGGGAGGTTGGGGTGTCGCGCTCTCAGCTccggctctgtgtccccaccAGGCTGCCCCTGCCGGAGGAGTGGCGCGGAGTCCGGGACGAGGCGCTTTCCCAGCTCAGCGGCATCCCCGGCTGCGTTTTCGTGCACGCCAACGGCTTCATCGGCGGCAACCGGACGCAGGAGGGTGCACTGCGCATGGCACGGCGCGCGCTGGCTCAGCGGACTGGACCGGGCGcccccagcagctgcctgcccCCGGACTGAGCCAGCCGCCGGGTACGGCTGAGTCTGGGGAGCCGTGCCAGCGGTGCGCTGCCAGAGCGGACTTGCGCGGAGTCAGCGAGGCGGGAGAGTGCTGGGAAAGCGTAATAAAGGGCTGTGGGCAGGCCAGTCCGTGCTAGGTCTGTCTGTAACGGTGCCAGGTGCAAATCGGCTCCCATGTTACACGTGTGCTGGGCTACATCCGTGGCCAAAGCTACGCCAGCTGTGCCGCTCTCCGAGGGCGCAGTGTCGCTGGGAGAGCAACTCCCGGTCTGCTCCCTGCAGCGTCCGGCCCGCGCATCGCTCTGCATCGCTCGGCGGGGCAGCCCCGACAACAGGCGCCGGGTCCCAGCGTCTCCAGGCTCCGTCGTGGTCGGAACGAGGGGGCCCCAACCGGCTCTCACTGTGTCCCCTAGACACCCTGGCGTAGCTCAGCCAACCGGCCACGTGTGAACGCAGCATTGGACACAGCGAAACCGCAACACGCAGCCCCCTGGCTTAAGCAGCTACGTGAATTCGAGGCCCCCGTCTCACCAGGCCTGGGCAGTGCCGCTGGCTGAGCGCTCAGACGCCCAGGGGCCGGAGCTTATTTCTTTGCGCCTGGTGGTGGTGCCCTGGGCAGAGAGAAAAACCAGGAGGAAGTCGGAGCATGTTGCCTTttcctggcgggggtggggagacaaTCTGGGGGTGGGAACTTCCAGCTGCTGCTTTGCCACCACGGACATATCGTGCTCACGCTTTCGTTTTCTGCCAAAGACGGGCCACTGGTGCGGGTGACGGGCTGGTGCTGTTCTCTGCGGAGGGGTCGGTTTGGTTTGGTTGTTCAGGAAGGGGCTTGTGGCTGCCCCCAGACTTGGAATACGTCTCAGCAACACTGTACAGTGTAATAACTACACACGCTGGCTACACCAGGACGataatgatcagcaaattatgagttttcaggtGCTACCTCACCAGGCAGTTTGTACAGTCTGGAAAAAGGGGGGACCATAGGGtacaggcagccccaggccctgtcagaccagccctgctctgcccctccatcCAGGTAATGGGTACAGCCTCTGCTCTCTGACAtcgggcaggagcagggagcccagcgcTGACAGCAGCCAGCTAGGCCTGGGTCAGTTGCTGAGTTGGGAACGTGTCGGGAGGGGCTCAGACCCAGCTTTCCCCAGAGCTTAAGGGGGCCAGCCTGGGTCCAGCTCTGATCTTCCTCAGGTGAAACCCCCAGCGCCAGCCGCATCCGCCCTTTGAAACCCCCTGGCTGCCACGGTGCAGGGTAACGGctccagcggggctggggggcagcctggGCATGTGCCCCAGCGGGGTTCTGTGGGCGGCCCCAGGACTTTTGTTACAGGTGGCCCGGTGTGGGGCTGCCCGATGCCCCGGTGTGGGGCTGCCCGATGCCCCAGGttctgaccgggggggggggggggggggggagtcctcccGTGAGGATTGGCTCGTCTGCCCCCCGCACACCCTAGGTGCGCCACTGCATTGAGCAACACGCCCCTCACCCCGACTGTCTTGCCTGGGACAAGCATGCagcccccaggcccccccccagTCTGCTGCAGActccccggggagggggagccttGTTTCTGCCCATTgtgctgggggcctgccccatgGCAGATGAGTCAATCGCTGCCCCGCCAAAGAAAGCGCCCAggcgggaggggaaactgaggcacagagcgggcaAGTCACTTGCACATGGTCACAGGAGAGAAGCTGGGGGGAGAACGCAGGcctctgctctagccactaggccagCAAGCCCTCCCCGCAATGGAGGGGAGCCCCAGAGTGGCGATTCTGCCCTGCCCGTGTTTGCAATGGGGGGTATCGGAGCGCGCCCCTCTCCGGGCCCCAGCCCTTCTGGCTAAACCTGCACCAAGCAgagggcagatgggggggggcgggggggttgctaCGCTCCCACCCAGcctgtatcccccccccccccacccgtggCTTGGGACTGGGGCGGGCTTAAGGAAAGCTGGAATCTGGACCCAGGAAATGTTCCAAGCAACCTAAAatgcttctgccccccccccccccccgacttcccGGCACCACCACTAGGcctgttgccccccccccgctagtaacgggcctgccccgcccccacgctcCCTAGCAGCCCTTGGGGGGGAGCCATGGCCatggggatccgggggggggggggggctgttcgcGAGGCAGTGGCCTTTGCCAGCCTGGGCCCAGacggatgcgggggggggggggggggggggggctgcacgtGCAGCGTCCGCCCCACTGGGGAGGCGGGGCTagagggcgcgggggggggggggggggctcgcccTGCCGCGGCGCTGacgcaggcggggggggggggggggcggctctgcCCGCAGCTGCGGCCGGTCCCGCCGGGGACGTTGCAGGCAGATGCCGGGGCCCTGCGAGGTGGGTGCAtttcccgggggcggggggttTGGTTCGGCcgttccccgcccctcccctcggtcgctgctctaaccactgggccccactcccttccccaagcGGGGGCTAGAATTCCGGCGGCCTGAggccctcccccctccagacCCACTTCTCCGCCAGCTCACGGAGAGCCAGCCCAGGAGACCTAGGCCAGATCTAACCACTAGCCCACGCTCCCTTCCTCGGCCTGACACAGAGGCGGGGCTCCTAACTCAGCTgcacagcccagctccctgctctacccactagtcCTACAGCCCCACGTGCTCCTGCAGCCCGGCCTGAcggggccaccccccccccccccgcgtgtcaCAAGGGGGGTGTCTCTCGCTttcctgcagcccggccccccccgcgtgTCACAAGGGGGGTGTCTCTCGCTttcctgcagcccggccccccccgcgcgtCACAAGGGGGGTGTCTCTCGCTTTCCTGCAGCGCGGCCCCCCCCGCGTGTCACAAGGGGGGGTGTCTCGCTttcctgcagcccggcccccccaggcGCGTCACAAGGGGGGTGTCTCTCGCTTTCCTGCAGCGCGGCGAGGCGGGCCAGCGATGCGGACATGCCGGCGCTGCCCTGGCTCCTGGTGGCCCTGCTCTGCCAGCGTGGCAGCCTGGCGTGCCCGAAGGGCTGTCGCTGCGCGCAGGAGAGCGGGGTCGTGCGCTGCACCCACGGGCAGCTGCGGCACATCCCCTCCGGCCTCCCCCGCGACACCCGCGTGCTCTACCTGGACTCCAACGAGATCACCGACCTCCTAGCCGGCGCCTTGcgggagctgcgccagctgcagGAGCTCTACCTCTCGGACAacctgctggagaccatctccccGGCCGccctgggggagctgggcagcCGGCTGCAGCTGCTGGACCTGTCCCACAACCGCCTGCGGCAGCTGGGCCCCGCCGAGGCCGCCCCCGTCCTGCGGGCCAAGCTGCGCCTGCAGGGCAACCCATGGGCCTGCGGCTGcgccctgcaggagctgctggaggccctgcccctggaggcTGAGACGCTGGAGGCCGTGGTCTGCGCCAGTGCGGCCCGGGAGGAGTACGTGGGCCAGCCCTTGGCCCGCCTGCTCAGCGCCGGCGTTGACTTCTGCGGCGTGCACCAGAGGACCACGGACGTGGCCATGCTGGTCACCGTGTTCTGCTGGTTTGCGGTGGTCATCGCCTACGTGGTCTACTACGTGGCGCGGAACCAGGCCGAAACCCGCCGGCACCTGGAGTATCTCAAGGCCCTGCCCATCAAGCAGCCGAGTCcagaggacgaggaggaggagggggaggagatggagggagaTACTCTGAGCACCATCCTCTGAGCTGGCCTTTGCCCAGGCACGCGTGGTACTGACACGGGGAAGGCGGGGCCCGTGGGCCGTGGCGGCTGAGAAAGCGGCACAGCGGCACCCCGCAGCGTGCTGGAAGGGCGAGAGAGGACGTTGGACCTGGGGGCCTGTTTCTTACTccgccacagacttcctgtgctactctgggcaagtcacttagcacCTGTGCCCCACCGTTGCCCCCTCAGGGCTATGCTCCATGGGCACGTTATTCCAGACTCAGATTGGCTGTGACTCTCACAACTACTGCTGGCCCAAGAGGCTCTGCGTGGGGCGTTCTCTGGAACGGCGTATGCTGCAGCAGCTATTCGGCTCAGTCTCGCCCGCAGACAAGGCCTAAGGCTGGTGGTGTGGAAGGCTCGTTAAGCCTGAAGCTCAAAGTAAAGCACTAATGCGGCCCGATCCATGCGGGGGGGTTGCCAGCCGACAGTGATTCTTGGCTCTGGCCCGGCCCCTCTGTCTGCCAGCCACTCGCTGGGAAGGAAATGTGGAACCGCCGCTAGTTTGCAGGTGCCATGAAGGTTACGTGGACGGCGGGGCAGTGGCGCGCTGGGCTCCAGCCACAGCTGGCTGAATGCAGGGTCTTGTATGTAGCAGTAGAGTTAGGGTTAGGTCAGGTGACAGCAGGACAAGCCCCACCTGACAGGAGGCAGGAAAAGGCCTTGGGAGTGCCCAGGTGGAAACCGCGCGGCGTGGGAGACGCAGGCCTAGGCTGTACGACGCAGGGGACTatggagccgggggggggagggggagcccacaGGGGGTGGCGTTGGCAAGGGCCCTGCTAGGTGCCGCCTCCGTGTTTAAGGCTGGAAGTTCTGCAAGAAAGAGAAACCTGCCTGGGGGCGAGCGGCAGGCGGAGCTCAGTTCATTTCCCTTATCCAAGAGGAGCAGACACCCTGGTCAGCACTCGGGGGGCACCGGGAGACGGCCAAACCCTTTATATGGGCCCCAAAGTAAACGTCCCAGGTTGCCAGCTGTGTGGTGTGGTgtgtccctcccgcccccctggagctcagcccccagccacggcccgAGCCGGGAGTTAGCGGCACAGCGAGCCGGGGAACAGGCCACGCGCGGAGAGCTGGGCTCCACGGCTCTGCTGCCCGGTCGGGTTAGGCGCCAGGTTTCCTGCGTGCactggggccaggctggccgATAACCCCCCAGGACCGGTATAGGGTGGGGTCACGGCTACAGGACCCATTCTCAGTGCAAGAGCAGGCGTGGCGGTTGGGCCCACTCCGACGGGAAGCCGCTGTAAACGTTGACCCAGGCGGGTGCTTAACCCAGGCACCAGCATGCCCGGGCGTAGCGGGGTCTCCTCAGGTGTGCGCCCAGGCCCCTGCGCCGTGGGGCTGGCTGAGCCCGGGGGCTTTGGCTTTTACGGCTAAACCCGGCTTAAACCAGCAGGGACAGGGCCAGGCTGCGAGAGGCGGGGCCggaggcctggctgggagggagcaAGAGGCAGGGGCCAGGGGCTGCTAGTGGGACGGGGGGAGCCAGAGTGGtccagggctgttgggggagggaggggcgagtGAGCAGTGGGGGTAGGGCAGTTTCCCCAGTGCGTGCAGAGGTCTCATCTcccccagcagggagggggaggcagagacaACCCAGAGCATAATCCAGGGGATTAACAGTGAAGCCCCCATAAATCCCTCCTCTAATCCTGCTTCTCAGGCCGGCGGCTGGGCCAGCTGCTCTTCCACCACCACTTCCCAGCCCGTCCCCGGCCTCTCTCCGGGGGGCCGTGGGTGCTCCTGCCACCAGAGCGGTAACATGCGCTGCCGTACCCCTGCGCTGGGCAGGAACAGCCCCGGCTGCACTGGGACAGGCTGGAGCAAGGGCCCTCGGCAGGGCGCCGTATTCCATCCCCTCTGCCTGGCGGAACAAGCGGGGGGCCGTGGGCTTGGCAGTGCCCGGCGCTCCGGCTCCTGGGTTTCCTGTGAATGGCGCCAGGCGGGCGATTGCAGCTGAACCAAAGCACAGAGCTCCCGCCTCACCTGGGACGCCGCGCTGGGCTTCTTGTGAATAGCCCTGCAGGCTCCCCGCAGGCCCTGGCTGCCATGCCCGCCCCACTGCTCATTTCAGGGCAGAAACCCTTGGCCAGGCCCCGCACAGGCACCgtggccagagggagggagccGCAGCCTGACCCCTTCACTCCCAGCGTGGCCCCAACCCCGCCTGTAGGGCTAGTGCTGCTAGTCCCCTCCTGCAGGGCACAGGCCAGCGCCGGCTTCTccgcagggctcccagctccgaGCAGCTGCCCCCCCCGCTGCTCTAGCCAGCGGGCTGGGCCCGAACTCAGCGCAGGCATGTCTGGGCGAGGAAGGCAcagagggcagctgcccccccccgctctagccAGCGGGCTGGGCCCGAACTCAGCGCAGGCAGGTCTGGGCGAGGAAGGCACAGAGGGCAGCTGCgtggagtgtgggggaggccCAGGGCACCATTTCGGGGGAGCACACATACGGGGGGCGCTGCTGCTCCTTCCTCTGCCTCCGGctgtgtcctctgccctccctgcgtCAGGGTAGGTGATCCAGTACACGTgactgcagccccctccctcaacaACACGGTGGGAGAGACACTAGGGGCTGGGGCAGATCCCGATGGGGGAAcactcccacccagccagccccttccacctgCCCGGCTAGCGGCTTAGCAAGGCAGCCTATGggaagccccgggagcccagctcggccgggggcagcagcagccgagTGCCCGagccggggagcagcgccccaggGCCCACCGGCTCGTCACCTCTGGCCTCAAGAGAGGAAAAAGGGGCctgctgagtgtggacagaggaGCAAAACCAGGCCTGGCCACCCTAAGGGGGACCAATGGCCACCCTAGGGCTGAGCCGGGTGGAAGCCTGATTCAGGGCAGCcctagcccccctgccccagcatcgttgtctctccccccccccccacagcaatCACTGCCCTACTCCAGGCCAGCCCTAGCCCCCCGCACTGTAACAGGCACCGTGCGAGCTGTCAGCAAGAGGCGCTCTTCGACCCCAAACCAGGCACCTTGCCCGGCTGCCCAGGCCCTGACTAATCCACACACCAGAGGGGCCAGGGTTCCACGCCCATGTGGACCAGTCGCGCTCAGACTCAGGCGCTGGGCCCAGCAATCCTCACAGCAGCCCTGGTGAGCCACCGGGGGCGGGAGCCGCTCTGACCTGGTGCAGACCAGCGGGGACAGAACTGAGCTAGCGCACAGGGGACCCGTTGATGAAGCCCCCGTGCCGAGCAGCCCCGCTCGGCGCCGCCCGCAGCGAGCTGGAACCGCCAGCCCCACCCGGGCCCCGGCGCAGCACTGACGGGGGGAGCCGAGGAAAGGCGCCTGCAAGTGGGAGCCCCCAGCGCGAGCCCCCCGCAGTCGTGCAAAGGCAGGGGCTCGGGGCTGAACACGCCGCCCGTGAGCCCTGCGGCCGCCGAGCAAGTGGTGCGCGGATGAGGCGGGGAGGCGCAGGGACTGGATCTTTAATCCCGCCCGCACCGAGCGTTCACAGGCAGGGCCGCGCCCCGGGCTGCCTCCTGAGGCAGGTGCTGAGAGCAAACAGAACAGAACAGGTCCTTCCAGGCCCCCGCCACGACGAGTCTCTGGCTCCCCAGCGGATGGGCCGGCCAGGCGTGACGTCCCGGGGCCGAGCACCGTGGCTGCCCGGCAGCAGGGCACGGGAACGGCCCTGCTCCTCTTCACAGCTCCGAGAACAAGGGCTGCTCCCGCACGCTGGCGCTGCTGCTGAGGGCGGCCACAGGGCTGTGCCGGGGGCTGAGGCCGGGAAACTGGGCGCTCACAAAGAAAAAGGGGACGTGGCTGATCCTCCCTGTAGACCAGCACTGAGGGGGGAGAGACACACATGAGCACTGGCTCAGCTCGATACAGCCCACGCCCCAGCCAACGGGACccgccctgcagcagccccaagGCCCATCCAGCCTGCTGTCCTCaggggggggagaacagggcgTTTGGGGGCCCCCGTGTGGGGTTGTCAGGATAgccaccgccccctccccatgccagcaGCTCCCAAGGCCCACGGCCCCCTGGGGTCTGTGCCACCGCCCACTCCCCATGCCAGCAGCTCCCAAGGCCCACGGCCCCCTGGGGTCTGTgccaccgccccctccccatgccagcagctcccaaggcccacggccccctggggtctgtgccaccgccccctccccatgccagcagctcccaaggcccacggccccctggggtctgtaccgccaccccctccccatgccagcagctcccaaggcccacggccccctggggtctgtgccaccgccccctccccatgccagcagctcccaaggcccacggccccctggggtctgtgccgccgccccctccccatgccagcagctcccaaggcccacggccccctggggtctgtgccgccaccccctccccatgccagcaGCTCCCAAGGCCCACGGCCCCCTGGGGTCTGTGCCGCCGCTCCCTCCCCATGCCAGCAGCTCCCAAGGCCCACGGCCCCCTGGGGTCTGTgccaccgccccctccccatgccagcagctcccaaggcccacggccccctggggtctgtgccaccgccccctccccatgccagcagctcccaaggcccacggccccctggggtctgtgccgccaccccctccccatgccagcaGCTCCCAAGGCCCACGGCCTCCTGGGGTCTGtgccgccgccccctccccatgccagcaGCTCCCAAGGCCCACGGCCTCCTGGGGTCTGtgccgccg includes these proteins:
- the LOC142818893 gene encoding leucine-rich repeat-containing protein 3-like; translation: MPALPWLLVALLCQRGSLACPKGCRCAQESGVVRCTHGQLRHIPSGLPRDTRVLYLDSNEITDLLAGALRELRQLQELYLSDNLLETISPAALGELGSRLQLLDLSHNRLRQLGPAEAAPVLRAKLRLQGNPWACGCALQELLEALPLEAETLEAVVCASAAREEYVGQPLARLLSAGVDFCGVHQRTTDVAMLVTVFCWFAVVIAYVVYYVARNQAETRRHLEYLKALPIKQPSPEDEEEEGEEMEGDTLSTIL